The following are encoded together in the Streptomyces sp. NBC_01465 genome:
- a CDS encoding AAA family ATPase, whose protein sequence is MTTRSFIIISGLPASGKTTLANLLAPQLGWPVMDKDTILESLYDTLGVGDPTWRHRLSRAADEILFTLAESVPQAILVNWWHHTTAPQRLSALTAELTEIHCDIDPTTAAHRFQSRTRHPGHLDADRTPAELAARVAEVRSTYPGPLHLGGRLLRVDTTNPVDTAAVAQWLTCD, encoded by the coding sequence CCCGGCCAGCGGAAAGACAACCCTGGCCAACCTCCTTGCCCCACAACTGGGTTGGCCGGTCATGGACAAGGACACCATCCTGGAGTCGCTCTACGACACCCTGGGCGTGGGCGACCCCACCTGGCGCCACCGCCTGAGCCGAGCCGCGGACGAAATCCTGTTCACCCTGGCGGAGTCGGTCCCGCAGGCGATCCTGGTGAACTGGTGGCACCACACCACGGCCCCACAACGCCTGTCAGCGCTCACCGCCGAACTGACCGAAATCCACTGCGACATAGATCCCACCACGGCAGCCCACCGCTTCCAGTCCCGCACCCGCCACCCGGGCCACCTGGACGCCGACCGGACCCCGGCAGAACTGGCAGCCCGCGTCGCCGAGGTCAGGTCGACGTACCCGGGTCCGCTCCACCTGGGCGGCCGGCTGCTGCGGGTCGACACGACAAACCCGGTGGACACAGCAGCAGTCGCACAGTGGCTCACCTGCGACTGA
- a CDS encoding NAD(P)H-binding protein produces the protein MILITGATGTVGRPLVDILHTEGSQVRAVSRTPSEAGLPAGVEVVEGDPSRPDTMTTAFDGATSLFLHPRAAGERAAELVALAREHGVRRVVAMAALNIDEPLADQPSRHRGDRNKEAEEAAVASGLEWVSLRPGTFAVSSLHAWGGQIRAGDVVRGPYASFTEAPLHERDLAAVAARALLSDDLLGRRVDLTGPQALTQEEMVACIGEVVGRPLQYQEVPADLAAKGMVQRGISEAFVLALMARYARDLGGPAPVTGEVEKILGRPALTYRDWVADHAAAFRTD, from the coding sequence ATGATCTTGATAACCGGAGCGACCGGCACCGTAGGACGACCCCTCGTCGACATCCTCCACACGGAGGGGTCCCAAGTACGGGCGGTGAGCCGCACCCCGTCCGAGGCGGGCCTCCCCGCAGGCGTGGAGGTCGTCGAGGGCGACCCTTCGCGCCCCGACACGATGACCACCGCGTTCGACGGAGCGACCAGCCTCTTCCTGCACCCGCGCGCGGCGGGCGAGCGCGCCGCCGAACTGGTGGCGCTCGCCCGGGAGCACGGGGTGCGCCGGGTGGTGGCGATGGCAGCCCTGAACATCGACGAACCCCTCGCCGACCAGCCCTCCCGCCACCGCGGCGACCGCAACAAGGAGGCCGAGGAGGCCGCGGTGGCCAGCGGCCTGGAGTGGGTGAGCCTGCGGCCGGGGACGTTCGCGGTCAGTTCGCTGCACGCATGGGGCGGACAGATCAGGGCCGGAGACGTCGTACGCGGCCCGTACGCCTCCTTCACCGAAGCGCCGCTGCACGAGCGGGACCTGGCGGCGGTGGCGGCCCGTGCGTTGCTGAGCGACGACCTGCTGGGGCGGAGGGTCGACCTCACGGGCCCACAGGCGCTCACCCAGGAGGAGATGGTCGCCTGCATCGGCGAGGTGGTCGGCCGGCCACTGCAGTACCAGGAGGTGCCGGCCGACCTTGCGGCGAAGGGAATGGTCCAGCGCGGAATCTCCGAGGCGTTCGTGCTGGCCCTCATGGCGAGGTACGCCCGGGACCTCGGCGGCCCGGCGCCCGTCACCGGCGAGGTGGAGAAGATCCTCGGCCGCCCGGCGCTGACCTACCGGGACTGGGTCGCCGACCACGCCGCGGCCTTCCGTACGGACTGA